The stretch of DNA CCGGGCGAGCGGGACCGAACCGAAGGTGCGGCTGACCGCCGAGGGGACGACGGCGGAGAAGGCTAGAGACCTCCTCCAGAAGGGGAAGAAACTCCTCAAATCTGCGAAATCTTCTTAAAGTAATGATCATAGTATAGAGTTCTAGAGCACAGGAGCAATCGGGTATGGAGTGTATCGTGCTGGCGGCCGGGGAGGGTAAACGGATGCGGCCGCTCACCGCCAACCGCCCCAAAGTGATGCTGCCCATCGCCAACCGCCCCATGGTGGAGCACCTGGTGCTGGCAGCCCGGGATGCGGGGATCGCGGAGTTCGTCTTCGTGGTCGGCTACGGCGAACGGGAGATCCGGTCCTACTTCGGCGGCGGCGAGCGCCTGGGAATCCGAATCCGCTACGTGACGCAGCGACGCCAGCTGGGGACGGCAGACGCCCTGAAGGCGGCATCGGGGTTCGTCGACGACCGCTTCCTCATGCTGAACGGGGACATGATCCTGAAAAGCGAGGACATCGCCGCGCTCTCCCGATGCGAGCCGCCCTGCATCGCCGTCTGCCCCACGGATCACCCGCAGGACTACGGCGTGGTGACTCTCGAGGGGGATCGGATCGTCAGCCTGGAGGAGAAGTCCTCCGCACCGAAGAGCAATCTCGTCAATGCGGGTGCGTACCTCCTCGACCCGGACGTCTTCGAGCACCTCGAGCAGGTGCGGCTCTCCGGGCGGGGGGAGTTCGAGCTGACGGACGCGATGGAGATCTACATCCGGGAGGAGCGCCTCCGGGCACACCTCCTCTCGTTCTGGCTCGATGTCGGGCACCCCTGGGATCTGCTGGGCGCGAACGCCTCGCTCCTCGCCTCCCTGCCGGGCGATCGGGAGGGGACCGTCGAAGAGGGCGTGGTCCTGAAGGGGAACGTGAGCATCGGGAAGGGCAGCGTGATCGCCGCCGGGACCTACATAGAGGGCCCCTGCATCATCGGCGAGAACTGCCGCATCGGACCCCACGCCTACATCCGGGGGGCGACGTCCATCGGGGACGGCTGCCACATCGGCCACGCCACCGAGATCAAGAACTCAATCGTCATGGCCCGCACGAAGATCCCCCACTTCAACTACGTGGGCGACAGCATCGTGGGCAGCGGCTGCAACTTCGGGGCCGGCACCAAGATCGCCAACCTGCGGCACGACCGCCGCACGGTGCAGGTCTGCGGGACGGACAGCGGCAGGATCAAGTTCGGGGCGATCGTCGGCGACGACGTCCAGTTCGGCATCAACTGCTCGATCAACGTGGGGAGCGTGATCGGTTCCGGAGTGCTCGTCGCGCCGCACTCCCGGGTCGAGGGCTGCATCGAGAGCGGGACACAGATACGGTAGGGAAACGATGCAAGCGGTTATACTGGCTGCCGGGGAAGGAACCCGTCTGCGCCCCCTCACGGGCAGCAGACCCAAGGCGATGATCCCCATCGCCAACCGTCCGATCATCGGCTACGTGATCGACTCCCTGGTGAAAAACGGGATCCGGGACATCATCATCGTCATCGGATACAGGAAAGAGCAGGTGAGCACGTACCTGAACCAGCTGGACATCCCGGTGACGGTGGTGGTGCAGGACCGCCAGCTGGGCACCGCCCATGCCCTGAAGGCGGCGGAAAAGGAGATCCGCGAGGACTTCCTGCTGCTCCCCGGCGACAACTACATCGACCCGAAGTCCATCGCCCGCATCAAAGACGAGACGAACGCGATGCTGGTGAAGGAGCACCCGAACCCCTCGAACTTTGGAGTCGTCGTCATCAGCGGGGACCGGATCGTCGACATCGTGGAGAAGCCCGAACTCGCGCCCACGCATACGGTCAGCACCGGCATCTTCTCTCTCCAGAAAGATTTTATCCAGCACCTGAATAGAACGGAGATTCCGGATGTCGTCGGCTGCATGCTCAAAGAGGGGTTCCGCATGAAGGCGGTGTACGCCGAAGACTGGCAGGATGCGATCTATCCCTGGGACATCCTGAAGCTGAACGCGCAGCTGCTCAAAGGCGTGGCCTCCCGGCGGGGCGGCACCCTGCACGGGAGCGTCACCCTGCAGGGCCCGGTCAGCATCGGGAACGGCACGGTTATCGGCCCCAACACCGTCGTCTACGGTCCGGTCGTCATCGGCGATGACTGCCGCATCGGTCCGAACTGCTGCATCATGCCCCAGTCCAGCATCGGGTCGCGGGTGGAGATCGAGCCGTTCAGCCTTCTCGGCAACGCGCTCCTGATGGACGATACCCGGATCGGCTCCCATTCCCGCATCTGCGACATGGTCGTGGGCAGCGGCTGCGTGCTGTCGGACCACACCACGAGCCGCCAGGACGAGACGATCTTCAAGATCGACAGCGGACTGCACAGGGCCCGCTTCGGCGCCATCCTGGGCGACCGGGTGCGTGCCGCCCCCTTCACGGTCTTCCGGAACTGCATCGTGGGCAACAACGTCGCGATTCGGGAGGGGCGCACCATCACGGGGCAGGTCCCCGAGGGAGTCGTGGTGATCTAGGTGTGCGGGATCATCGGGTATATCGGGCGGCGGGACGCGGCTCCGGTGCTGATCCAGGGCCTCCGGAAGCTGGAGTACCGGGGCTACGACTCCTTCGGCATCGCCACGGTCGGGTCGAGTCTCGAGGTGGTGAAGCGCGCGGGCAAGATCTCCGATGCGGCGCTCTCCGGCAATCGCCTGCACGGCAGGGTGGGCATCGGGCACACCCGCTGGGCCACCCACGGCGAGCCGAACGACAGGAACGCCCATCCCCACGTGGACTGCACAGCCTCCATCGCCGTGGTCCATAACGGCATCATCGAGAACTTCATCGAACTGCGGAAGGAGCTCGCTGCCCGCGGCCACACCTTCCGCTCCGAGACCGACACCGAGGTGATCGCCCACCTCGTCGAGGAGAACTTCGAGGGCGACCTGCTCTCGGCCGTCGAGGCGGCGATCGGCAGGCTGCACGGTTCGTACGCGCTGCTCGCCATCGCCCGGGACGACCCCCGCATCGTCGCCGCCCGGGAGAAGAGCCCCCTCGTTCTCGGGATCGGCGACGGGGAGCTCCTCGCCGCCTCGGACATGACCCCGCTCCTGGAGTACACCGAGCGGGTGATCTTCCTCGAGGATGGCGATGTCGCCACGATCGAGGCGGAGAGAGTCGAGATCCGGAACCGGGGGAGGGTCGTCGAGCGGCCCCTGGAGACGGTGAACTGGGGCATGGAGGACGTCAAACTGGGCGCCTTCGAGCATTACATGCTGAAAGAGATCTACGAGCAGCCGCAGGTCTTCTACGAGACGTTCCGTTCCGCGGCGGACCCGGAGATCAGCGGGATGTTCCGGGGCAGCTCCTCCGTGACCGTGGTCGCCTGCGGGACGTCGCTCCACGCAGGGCTGATCTTCAAGTATCTTCTGGAGGGGCTCTGCGGCATCCCCGTGCGCGTGGAGTTCGCCTCCGAGTTCAAGTACTTCACCCCGCCGCTGCGGGAGCTGGTGATCGGCGTGACGCAGTCCGGCGAGACCGCGGATACGCTGGCGGCCCTGCGGAAGGCCAAGACATACAACTGCCCGACGCTCGCCATCACCAACGTGCAGGGCAGCACCGTGACCCGGATCGCCGACCGCACACTGCTCATGCGGGCCGGCCCGGAGATCGGGGTGGCGGCGACGAAGTCGTTCATCGCCCAGATCGCGGTGTTCATGCAGATAGCGAACGCGCTCTGCGACGGCGAGCTCACCGACGCGCTCTCCCGCGCGCACCTGGCGATCAGCGAGGCGCTGTCTCTCGACGTGACGGAGGGGGTCGAGCTCTGCAGGCGTGCCGATCATATCTTCTTCGTGGGGCGGGGCCCCTTCTACCCCGTCTCCCTGGAGGGCGCGCTGAAGATGAAGGAGATCTCCTACATCCCGGCCGAAGGTTACGCCGCCGGGGAGCTGAAGCACGGGCCGTTCGCCCTGCTGACGCCGAAGACGACGGTCGTCGCCGTCTGCCTTCCCGGGAACACCTACGGGGTGATGCTCTCGAACATCAAGGAGATGAAGGCGCGGGGGGCGCCGGTGATCGCGCTCGGCGAGCGGGGGGACACCCAGCTTGCCGAGGTGGTGGACATCTTCATCCCCCTGCCGAAGACCTCCTACCTGGTCGGGCTGCTCACGTCGAGCGTCGTCTTCCAGCTGCTCTCCTACCACACCGCACGAGCGCTCGACCGTGACATCGATAAACCGAGAAATCTTGCCAAGAGTGTGACTGTCGAATGATGGAGTACGGCACGAACCGCCTCGGAGAAGGGGCGACAATCTTCGAACCGGTAACGCTGGGGTTCCCCTCCCGCTCGCGGATGGGCAGCGAAGGGTATCCGGGCACTACCGTCGGCAGGAACGCGGTGCTGCGTTCCGGAACGATCCTCTACTGCGACGTGACGATCGGCGACGACTTCTCGACCGGCCACAACGTGCTGGTGCGGGAGATGACGCGCATCGGCGACCGGGTCGCTCTGGGGACCGCCACGATCGTGGAGGGCCACTGCACCATCGGATCCGACGTGCGGGTCCAGAGCATGGTGTTCATCCCGACGCACACCACGATCGGGGACCGGGTCTTCATCGGGCCGAACGTGGTGCTGACGAACGATCGATATCCCCCGCACGGGCGGCCGGAACTGCGGGGACCGACGCTGGAGGCCGGCGCGACCATCGGCGCGAACGCCACCATCCTGCCGGGGCTGACCGTCGGGGAAGGCGCGCTGGTCGCCGCCGGTGCCGTCGTGACACGGGACGTCCCGCCCCGCATGCTCGCGATAGGCGCTCCCGCCCGGATCCGCGCACTTCCCGAAGGGGTGCAGTGATGCAGATTCCTATCGCCCGCCCCGCCCTCGGGCAGGAGGAGGCGGAGGGGGTGCTGCAGGTGCTCCAGTCGGGCATGCTGGTGCAGGGGAAGCTGGTCGCCGAGTTCGAGCAGCGGTTCGCCGACTACTGCGGCACCCGCGGCGCGGTGGCCACGAACTCCGGCACCGCCGCCCTCCACGCGGCGCTCCACGCCGCGGGCATCGGCCCCGGGGACGAGGTGCTCGTGCCGTCGTTCACCTTCTTCGCCACCGCGAGCAGCGTCTCGATGTGCGGCGCGACGCCGGTCTTCGTGGACGTGGACCGCTCCACGTTCAACATCGATCCCGCGAGCCTGGCAGAGCACGTCACGCCCCGGACGAAGGCGGTCGTCGGGGTCCACCTCTTCGGTCAGCCCTTCGATCTGGCGGCGGTGCAGGAGATCTGCGAGGATCGCGCCCTCCTCCTCGTCGAGGATGCAGCGCAGGCGCACGGGGCGACGTACGGCGGCAGGAAGGTGGGGAGTTTCGGGATCGCCGGCTGCTTCTCCTTCTACGCGACGAAGAACATGATCACCGGCGAGGGGGGCATGGTCACCGCGGACGACCCCGCGTTCCTGGAGCGGGTCCGCCTCTTCATCAACCACGGGCAGAGCCAGAAGTACCTGCACACCACACTCGGCTACAACCTCCGCATGACGGACCTGGAGGCGGCGATCGGGCTGGTGCAGCTCCAGAAGCTGGAGGGGTTCAACGAGCGCCGCCGCCACAACGCCGATTACTACGATCGCCATATCCGCACACGGGGGCTATCCCTGCCGTTCTGCATGCCCGGCGTGCGGCACGTCTACCACCAGTACGTGGTGCGGGTGGAGGAGTCCTGCCCCCTGGCGCGCGATGCCCTGTCGCAGTACCTGAACGGGCGGGGCGTGGGGAACGCTGTCCACTACCCGATCCCCCTCCACATGCAGCCGCTCTACCGCTCTCCGTCCTCCAACGGGCTGTGTCCCGTCGCGGAGAGGCTGGCGGCGCAGGTGCTCTCCCTCCCCGTCCATCCCGGGGTGACGGACGAGCAGCTGGACTACGTCTGTTCGGTCCTGAACGAGGTCGGCTAGCCATGGATGTCGGTGTCATCGGCGTGGGGGCGATGGGGCGCAACCACGTGCGCGTCCTCTCCGAGCTCAAAGACGTGGACCGGCTCTACGTCCACGATCCGGACGCCCGGGCGGCAGAGTCCGCCGCAGCCGCCTGCGGGGCGATCCCCTGCAGATCGTCGGAAGAACTGCTCGAACGGGTGGACGCCGTGAGCATCTGCGTCCCCACGCCCCACCACCACACCGTGGCGCTGGAGGCGTTCCGGCGGGGGGTGCACACGCTCATCGAGAAGCCGCTCTGCGCCAGCACCGCGGACGGCGCCGATCTGATCGCGGCGATACCGGAGCACCTGGTCGTGGGCGTGGGCCACATCGAGCGGTTCAACCCGATCGTCGAGGAGATCCGGCGCATCAACCGCAACCCCCTCTACGTGGAGCTGAAACGGCACAATCCCGCATCCGCCCGCATGACGGGCACATCGGTCGTGGAGGACCTGATGATCCACGACATCGACATCGTGTTCCACCGCCTCTTCGGCGGGCCCTACCAGCTCTCGAGTGTCGGGAACGACGACTTCTGTTCGGCGCTGCTGAAGTTCGGCCCGACTCCCGTCTACCTGTCCGCGAGCCGGAAAGCCTCCAAGAAGATCCGCATGATCTACGTGGAGGACGAGGAGTGCTCGGTGGAGGGCGACTTCATGACCCAGGAGGTCTTCGTCTACCGCAAGCCCGAGAAGTACAGCCTGCGGGACGGGCGCTACATCCAGGAGAACATCATCGAGAAGGTGCTGGTGAACAAGGTGGAGCCCCTGAAGCTGGAGCTGGGAACGTTCGTCCAGTGCATCCGCCGGGGGAGCGAGTTCCCCGTGACGCCGCAGCAGGCGCTCCACAACCTGCGGATCTGCGAGGAGATCCGGGCGGGCAACTTCGGAATCCGCGATGCGGCCGCGACTGCCGCCGCATCCGGATAGCTTGAAATATTCACGGGATACAGGTCTTGGCAGAATGAGCGAGAGACTGGCTGCACTGCTCAGGGAGCGCGGTCCCATACGGAGGATCGGTGTCGTCGGCATGGGATACGTGGGGATCCCGGCCGCTGCGCTTTTTGCGGACTCGAAGGCATTCGATTTCGTGTACGGGTTCCAGCGGGCATCGTCCACCTCCGGGTACAAGGTGGAGATGCTGAACCGCGGGGAGAGTCCGCTCCGGGGAGAGGAGCCCGGCCTGGCGGATCTCATCGCGAAGGTGGTCCGCGCCGGGCGGTTCCGCTGCACCTCGGACTTCTCGAAGGTCGGCGATCTCGACGCGGTCACGCTCGCCATCCAGACGCCGTTTGCGAACCCGAAAGACCTGGAACCGGACTTCAGCGCGCTCTTCGAGGGGCTGAAGACGGTCGGGCGGCACATCACGCCCGGCACCCTGGTGGTGCTGGAGTCGACGGTCACCCCCGGCACCACGGCGGGGGCGGCGCGGGAGGTCCTGGAGTCGGAGTCCGGTCTCCGCGCCGGGGAGGAGTTCGCCCTCGCCCATGCGCCCGAGCGGGTGATGGTCGGGCGGCTGCTGCGCAACCTCCGCGAGCACGATCGCATCGTGGGAGGGATCGATCCGGTCAGCACGCAGAGGGCGGTCGAGCTCTACTCCCCCATCCTCACCGCGGGGAGGGTCATCCCCATGACGGCGACGGCCGCCGAGGTGACCAAGACCGCCGAGAACACGTTCCGCGACCTCCAGATCGCCGCCATCAACGAACTGGCCCTCTACTGCGAGGCGATGGGCATCAACGTCTACGACGTGCGGGCGGGCATCGACAGCCTGAAGGGCGACGGGATCACCCGCGCCGTCCTCCACCCGGGCGCGGGCGTGGGCGGGCACTGCCTGACCAAGGACACCTACCACCTGGAGCGGGGCGCCCGCACCAGCGGGGGCCCGCTGGACTACCCCGAGGGGCGGGAGTCCCTCTTCACCCTGGCGCGGGCGATCAACGACTTCATGCCCCGCCACATGTTCACCCTCACGGCGGAGGCTCTCGCACGGATTGGCAAGCGGCCTGCCACCTCCCGGGTCGCCCTCCTGGGCTGGGCCTTCATCCGCAACTCGGACGATGCACGGAACACGCCGGCCGAGCCGTACCGGGACCTGCTGCTCGATGCCGGTGCCGAGGTCCGTGTCCACGATCCCTACGTGGAGCACTACCCCGATGTTCCGATCCTCCGCGACATCCGCGAGGCGCTGGACGGCGCGGACGCCGTCGCCATCTTCACCGACCACCGTGAGTACGCCGCCCTCTCTCCGTCCGCTCTGCGGCAGGCGATGGGGACGGAGCACCCCGTCATCGTCGACGGGCGGAACGTCGTGGATCCGGATCTCTTCATCGGTGCGGGGTTCGTCTACAAGGGCATCGGGCGGGGCGACAAGAACAGCCATCCCCTCCCGCTTCGATCCCGTGCCGGAATCGAAGTGCGGCAGACCAACTGCTAAATAGCATCCCGATAGAGATCTAACCATGCTGCTGGAGCTGGGGGCATCGCTCCTGATCCTTGCCATTCTCCCCTATGCGGTGTATCTCCTGGGCGTCACGGCGGGCAGGAAGCTCCCGGCAGCCCCGATCCCGTCCTCCCTCCCTCCCGTCAGCATCGTCATCGCCGCCTACAACGAGGCGGCGGTTCTGGAGCGGCGTCTCGCAAACCTCTCGCGGTCCTCCTACCCGCGGGACCTCTACGAGGTGATCCTGGTGGACGACTGCTCCACCGATGGCACGCGGGATATCGCTGAGGCGACCCTGGAACGGCTCGGCATCCGCCACAGGGTCGTCGCCAATACCGAACGCCTGGGGCCCGCCCGCTCCTACAACCGTGCGATCTCGCTCGCCTCCCACGATATCGTCGTCACTACGGATGCCGACGTCTTCTTCGAACAGGATGCCCTCCTCCTCTTGATCGCGCGGCTCGTGAGCGACCATGCAATCGTCGCGGTGTGCGGGGACCTGCGCCCCCTCCCGGATCGGACCTCCACGCGGGCGATGGAGAGCGTCTACCGGGGGTACTATGGGCGGATGTGCGACTGGGAGAGCGCGATTGACGCCTGCTACACGTTCAACGGCGCTCTCGTGGCCTTCAAGCGCTCCGAGATCCAGCGGATCGAGGATCGGCGGGGTGCGGACGACGCCAACACGGCGTTCGAGGCGATACGCCGGGGCCGCCGGGCGGTGTACGAGATCCGTGCGGTGGTGTTCGAGGAGATCCCGGAGGGCATCCCGAAGCAGTACCGCCAGAAGGTGCGGCGGGCGACAGGGCTGATCGAGGCGACCCTGAACAACCTGGACCTGCTCCGGTCGGACCGCCCGTTCTCGCGGTTCGTCTACCCCCTCCGCATCTGGATGTTCCTGTTCACGCCGGCGATCTTCTCGGCGGGCAGTATCCTGGCGCTCCTGGGGCTGCTCCTGATCGCCCCGCTCTTCGCCGCCGTTCTGGTCGCGGGTCTCGCCGCGACCATGGCGCTCTTCCGGACTGCTTTCCTGAACGCCTTCGTCTTCAACCAGATCTGCCTGCTGATGGGTCTGCTGAAGCTCGGGACCGACGTGCGGGCATGGGAGAGCACCTCGAGAAAGAGCCCGAACTGACGCCAGCCCCTTCGCCCCCCGCGGATGCCCCGGGACGGAACGCCATGCCTCAAAAGGGCGGGTGCCGGGCGCGGGATCGGGAGTACCGTATGCGGCGTCTCCGCCGTGGCCGTTCGCCCGCACCCTTCTGTCGGATGGGTTGCGATGACCGGCATCGCAGCGGCAAATCGGCAGAATTCGCCGCTGCAATCCCAACCAAATTTATTAATATCTCCAATCGAGACATTAAAAGGAGACTCTAATGACGCGCGTTGAGCTGAGCAACTACAGGAGCTACATCATCGCGATCTCTCTCGTCCTGATCTCCCTTTTCACCTTCTGGATCCGGGTGCTGCCGTCGTTCGCGGTCGGGAATCAGGATATCCTGAATTTTGTCGCGATGGACGATCCCTTCTACAACCTCCGCCAGGTGGAGCACATGCTCCGGAATTTCCCGACATACTCCTGGTTCGATCCGATGTCCCAGTACCCCTACGGGTCGCCGGTGAACTGGGGGCCCGTGATGACGTATATCGCATCGTTCGTGGCGATTCTGCTGGGCGCCAGCACCCGCCCCGAGATCGCCTTCGCCGGGCTCATCACGCCACCCCTGCTGGCGGCGGCGATGGTGCCGGTGATGTACGCCATCGGCCGTATCGTCGCCGACTGGAAGACCGGTCTCATCGCGTCCCTGCTGATCGCGGTAGTCTCCGGCCAGTACTTCTACCGCTCCCTCTTCGGGTACTTCGACCACCACATCGCCGAAGCGCTCTTCTCCGCGCTCTTCGCCCTGGGATACATCTACACCCTGAACTACGTGCGGCGTCATCCGGTGGACTTCAAACGTCTCGACACCCTGAAGGTGCCGGCAGCCCTCTCCGTCGCGAGCGGCATCCTCTACCTCCTGGGGCTCTTCACGATGCCCACGATGATCCTCTTCGCCCTGATCGTCGCGGTGTTCACCGTCGTCCAGTTCGTCGTCGACTTCTGGAAGGGGAGGTCCGGCGACTATCTCCTCCTGACGAACCTGCTCGTGTTCTCGATCGCGTCTATCGGGCTCGCCGCCTATGGCTTCAGGGCGAGCGGACTCTCCCTCATCTCCTACTCCTTCGGGCACATCGTCGCCTATGGGGCCCTGATGGCGGCGACCGTCGTGCTGTATGCGCTGGCGCGGTTCCTGC from Methanomicrobiales archaeon encodes:
- a CDS encoding DegT/DnrJ/EryC1/StrS family aminotransferase; the protein is MQIPIARPALGQEEAEGVLQVLQSGMLVQGKLVAEFEQRFADYCGTRGAVATNSGTAALHAALHAAGIGPGDEVLVPSFTFFATASSVSMCGATPVFVDVDRSTFNIDPASLAEHVTPRTKAVVGVHLFGQPFDLAAVQEICEDRALLLVEDAAQAHGATYGGRKVGSFGIAGCFSFYATKNMITGEGGMVTADDPAFLERVRLFINHGQSQKYLHTTLGYNLRMTDLEAAIGLVQLQKLEGFNERRRHNADYYDRHIRTRGLSLPFCMPGVRHVYHQYVVRVEESCPLARDALSQYLNGRGVGNAVHYPIPLHMQPLYRSPSSNGLCPVAERLAAQVLSLPVHPGVTDEQLDYVCSVLNEVG
- a CDS encoding acyltransferase, coding for MMEYGTNRLGEGATIFEPVTLGFPSRSRMGSEGYPGTTVGRNAVLRSGTILYCDVTIGDDFSTGHNVLVREMTRIGDRVALGTATIVEGHCTIGSDVRVQSMVFIPTHTTIGDRVFIGPNVVLTNDRYPPHGRPELRGPTLEAGATIGANATILPGLTVGEGALVAAGAVVTRDVPPRMLAIGAPARIRALPEGVQ
- a CDS encoding Gfo/Idh/MocA family oxidoreductase; this translates as MDVGVIGVGAMGRNHVRVLSELKDVDRLYVHDPDARAAESAAAACGAIPCRSSEELLERVDAVSICVPTPHHHTVALEAFRRGVHTLIEKPLCASTADGADLIAAIPEHLVVGVGHIERFNPIVEEIRRINRNPLYVELKRHNPASARMTGTSVVEDLMIHDIDIVFHRLFGGPYQLSSVGNDDFCSALLKFGPTPVYLSASRKASKKIRMIYVEDEECSVEGDFMTQEVFVYRKPEKYSLRDGRYIQENIIEKVLVNKVEPLKLELGTFVQCIRRGSEFPVTPQQALHNLRICEEIRAGNFGIRDAAATAAASG
- a CDS encoding glycosyltransferase, with the protein product MLLELGASLLILAILPYAVYLLGVTAGRKLPAAPIPSSLPPVSIVIAAYNEAAVLERRLANLSRSSYPRDLYEVILVDDCSTDGTRDIAEATLERLGIRHRVVANTERLGPARSYNRAISLASHDIVVTTDADVFFEQDALLLLIARLVSDHAIVAVCGDLRPLPDRTSTRAMESVYRGYYGRMCDWESAIDACYTFNGALVAFKRSEIQRIEDRRGADDANTAFEAIRRGRRAVYEIRAVVFEEIPEGIPKQYRQKVRRATGLIEATLNNLDLLRSDRPFSRFVYPLRIWMFLFTPAIFSAGSILALLGLLLIAPLFAAVLVAGLAATMALFRTAFLNAFVFNQICLLMGLLKLGTDVRAWESTSRKSPN
- a CDS encoding nucleotide sugar dehydrogenase; the protein is MSERLAALLRERGPIRRIGVVGMGYVGIPAAALFADSKAFDFVYGFQRASSTSGYKVEMLNRGESPLRGEEPGLADLIAKVVRAGRFRCTSDFSKVGDLDAVTLAIQTPFANPKDLEPDFSALFEGLKTVGRHITPGTLVVLESTVTPGTTAGAAREVLESESGLRAGEEFALAHAPERVMVGRLLRNLREHDRIVGGIDPVSTQRAVELYSPILTAGRVIPMTATAAEVTKTAENTFRDLQIAAINELALYCEAMGINVYDVRAGIDSLKGDGITRAVLHPGAGVGGHCLTKDTYHLERGARTSGGPLDYPEGRESLFTLARAINDFMPRHMFTLTAEALARIGKRPATSRVALLGWAFIRNSDDARNTPAEPYRDLLLDAGAEVRVHDPYVEHYPDVPILRDIREALDGADAVAIFTDHREYAALSPSALRQAMGTEHPVIVDGRNVVDPDLFIGAGFVYKGIGRGDKNSHPLPLRSRAGIEVRQTNC
- a CDS encoding sugar phosphate nucleotidyltransferase, with the protein product MQAVILAAGEGTRLRPLTGSRPKAMIPIANRPIIGYVIDSLVKNGIRDIIIVIGYRKEQVSTYLNQLDIPVTVVVQDRQLGTAHALKAAEKEIREDFLLLPGDNYIDPKSIARIKDETNAMLVKEHPNPSNFGVVVISGDRIVDIVEKPELAPTHTVSTGIFSLQKDFIQHLNRTEIPDVVGCMLKEGFRMKAVYAEDWQDAIYPWDILKLNAQLLKGVASRRGGTLHGSVTLQGPVSIGNGTVIGPNTVVYGPVVIGDDCRIGPNCCIMPQSSIGSRVEIEPFSLLGNALLMDDTRIGSHSRICDMVVGSGCVLSDHTTSRQDETIFKIDSGLHRARFGAILGDRVRAAPFTVFRNCIVGNNVAIREGRTITGQVPEGVVVI
- a CDS encoding sugar phosphate nucleotidyltransferase gives rise to the protein MECIVLAAGEGKRMRPLTANRPKVMLPIANRPMVEHLVLAARDAGIAEFVFVVGYGEREIRSYFGGGERLGIRIRYVTQRRQLGTADALKAASGFVDDRFLMLNGDMILKSEDIAALSRCEPPCIAVCPTDHPQDYGVVTLEGDRIVSLEEKSSAPKSNLVNAGAYLLDPDVFEHLEQVRLSGRGEFELTDAMEIYIREERLRAHLLSFWLDVGHPWDLLGANASLLASLPGDREGTVEEGVVLKGNVSIGKGSVIAAGTYIEGPCIIGENCRIGPHAYIRGATSIGDGCHIGHATEIKNSIVMARTKIPHFNYVGDSIVGSGCNFGAGTKIANLRHDRRTVQVCGTDSGRIKFGAIVGDDVQFGINCSINVGSVIGSGVLVAPHSRVEGCIESGTQIR
- the glmS gene encoding glutamine--fructose-6-phosphate transaminase (isomerizing), with translation MCGIIGYIGRRDAAPVLIQGLRKLEYRGYDSFGIATVGSSLEVVKRAGKISDAALSGNRLHGRVGIGHTRWATHGEPNDRNAHPHVDCTASIAVVHNGIIENFIELRKELAARGHTFRSETDTEVIAHLVEENFEGDLLSAVEAAIGRLHGSYALLAIARDDPRIVAAREKSPLVLGIGDGELLAASDMTPLLEYTERVIFLEDGDVATIEAERVEIRNRGRVVERPLETVNWGMEDVKLGAFEHYMLKEIYEQPQVFYETFRSAADPEISGMFRGSSSVTVVACGTSLHAGLIFKYLLEGLCGIPVRVEFASEFKYFTPPLRELVIGVTQSGETADTLAALRKAKTYNCPTLAITNVQGSTVTRIADRTLLMRAGPEIGVAATKSFIAQIAVFMQIANALCDGELTDALSRAHLAISEALSLDVTEGVELCRRADHIFFVGRGPFYPVSLEGALKMKEISYIPAEGYAAGELKHGPFALLTPKTTVVAVCLPGNTYGVMLSNIKEMKARGAPVIALGERGDTQLAEVVDIFIPLPKTSYLVGLLTSSVVFQLLSYHTARALDRDIDKPRNLAKSVTVE